In a single window of the Chitinivibrio alkaliphilus ACht1 genome:
- the pdxA gene encoding 4-hydroxythreonine-4-phosphate dehydrogenase PdxA: MTHPPIAITMGDPAGIGPEIILKFFSKLPTLTTPPLVIGSMEVLSYYAACLTEPAPPLQRVTDPQEIQPGVIPVLEQDMPPFSWKPGILSKECGAAAYSYICRSIELAQSQQVSAVVTAPINKEALHMAGIAYPGHTEIFAEKTGCSSYTMMFSLDGVSVVHVTSHCSLREALDKVKPPLVLSNIRLLHQELCLLGIDNPRIAVSGLNPHAGENRIFGNEDYEHILPAVTHARKEGMAVVGPLPPDTVFMNAFKGEFDGVVSMLHDHGFVALKSRDFERGVNVTIGLPIIRTSVGHGTAFGIAGKNCASPESLCEAYATAEKLTRSRKE, encoded by the coding sequence ATGACACATCCCCCCATAGCCATAACCATGGGAGATCCCGCAGGTATTGGCCCAGAAATTATTCTCAAATTTTTCAGCAAACTCCCCACTCTTACCACACCGCCCCTTGTGATTGGTTCTATGGAAGTACTCTCCTATTACGCTGCGTGCCTTACAGAGCCTGCCCCCCCCCTTCAAAGAGTAACAGATCCTCAGGAGATACAGCCGGGGGTGATACCTGTGCTGGAGCAGGATATGCCACCATTCTCATGGAAACCGGGTATTCTTTCTAAGGAGTGTGGCGCTGCGGCCTATTCCTACATTTGCCGTTCTATTGAGCTGGCCCAATCTCAGCAGGTCTCTGCCGTTGTTACTGCCCCCATTAATAAAGAAGCTCTCCATATGGCGGGCATTGCCTATCCGGGACATACCGAAATTTTTGCAGAAAAGACGGGATGCAGTTCCTATACAATGATGTTCTCCCTTGACGGCGTTTCCGTTGTACATGTGACAAGCCATTGTTCTCTTCGTGAGGCTCTCGATAAGGTTAAGCCACCCCTTGTTCTTTCTAATATTCGCCTGCTCCACCAAGAATTGTGCTTGCTGGGTATAGACAACCCACGTATTGCCGTATCCGGTCTCAACCCCCACGCCGGTGAGAATAGGATCTTCGGCAATGAAGATTATGAACATATTTTACCTGCGGTGACCCATGCCCGCAAAGAAGGCATGGCTGTTGTAGGACCTCTGCCCCCTGACACGGTCTTTATGAACGCCTTTAAAGGCGAATTTGATGGGGTGGTTTCAATGTTACATGATCACGGGTTTGTGGCGTTGAAATCCCGCGATTTTGAACGAGGAGTAAATGTTACAATCGGGCTCCCTATTATTCGCACCTCCGTTGGTCATGGTACCGCCTTCGGTATTGCCGGGAAAAATTGTGCCTCACCGGAAAGTCTTTGCGAAGCCTATGCAACAGCAGAAAAACTAACCCGTTCCCGCAAAGAGTAA
- a CDS encoding SDR family NAD(P)-dependent oxidoreductase — MKIALITGATSGIGYAFVEHIDTLSEVDEIWVSGRRITVLEKIQSSCKTRIRTFPGDCTTKAVGHEIEHALHTTKACISYLVISAGMGKAGPFRQSSYTDQLTMVDLNCRAVVDIIHCALPAMGKGSTLFLLSSIAGFSPLGNYAVYAASKAFTTSLGISLREELRPDITVVTVTPSSVDTPFHRISKSTGIKKRYFTQKTAPEKVVQKAFADGQKHHAYSCAGRVAIAVRVLHRCIPNHLAALLGCRALYR; from the coding sequence ATGAAGATAGCCCTTATCACTGGTGCTACATCTGGAATTGGATACGCCTTTGTAGAACATATCGACACCCTCTCTGAAGTGGATGAAATATGGGTTTCTGGGCGACGAATCACTGTCTTAGAGAAAATACAGAGCTCCTGCAAAACACGCATACGAACCTTTCCGGGAGATTGTACAACAAAAGCAGTAGGTCACGAAATTGAGCACGCCTTACATACAACAAAGGCGTGCATATCATACCTTGTTATTTCTGCAGGCATGGGAAAGGCAGGCCCATTTCGGCAATCATCCTATACAGACCAGCTTACCATGGTTGATCTGAATTGTCGCGCCGTGGTAGACATCATCCACTGTGCTCTTCCTGCCATGGGCAAAGGCAGCACTCTATTCCTCCTATCTTCCATTGCCGGCTTTTCTCCCTTGGGCAATTATGCCGTATACGCAGCATCAAAGGCATTTACCACAAGTTTGGGCATAAGTCTACGTGAGGAACTTCGTCCGGATATTACCGTGGTAACCGTAACTCCTTCCTCCGTAGACACCCCCTTTCACAGAATAAGCAAAAGTACCGGAATAAAAAAACGATATTTTACACAAAAAACAGCACCGGAAAAAGTGGTACAAAAAGCGTTTGCTGATGGTCAGAAACATCATGCCTACTCCTGTGCCGGTCGTGTCGCCATCGCTGTGCGAGTGCTACACCGCTGTATTCCAAATCATCTTGCCGCACTTCTTGGGTGCCGCGCCCTCTATCGATAA
- a CDS encoding MFS transporter has translation MKITRQRAWILYGWANSAYALPVLAAFFPILFTEYWGATLSPSAAFSWLGAANSWAGFVVAVASPFAAAFASTSGRRKSYLIFWALAGIVSTAGLSLIGVNQWGASLALFVVSQVSFQLSVLFYDTLLYDVSTEQNRHLVSAKGFAYGYLGGVLLFLGNSAILRWHEQLPGIDGVYHAAKVSLICAAVWWLVFAQPLFCANFTPKVKTPPPHRFRRSLALLKDDLNILLGDRNILFFIIAYWFYINGVLTLISMSSGMALAIGVSNSAVIVALIFVQFAAFPCSLLAGRAASRGSARRVLLLLVGGYSILVASSLFFLRGTYSFFLLALGVGMLQGGTQAVSRSYFLSLIPGEKQTSFFGIYSMVGRFSMILGPAIISLITYGLTQFFQYRYEYTLIHIYYARTLPVRAGFSSIALFFLIGWLFLYSIGTCSAGIENRAEA, from the coding sequence ATGAAAATAACACGACAAAGAGCGTGGATACTCTACGGATGGGCAAACTCGGCCTATGCACTCCCTGTTTTAGCAGCCTTTTTTCCCATTCTATTCACTGAGTACTGGGGAGCGACACTCTCACCAAGCGCTGCTTTTTCATGGCTTGGCGCAGCAAACTCTTGGGCAGGTTTTGTTGTAGCTGTGGCATCTCCCTTTGCTGCAGCCTTTGCGTCCACCTCGGGTAGACGTAAGAGTTATCTTATATTTTGGGCTCTCGCGGGCATTGTCTCAACAGCGGGGTTATCTCTGATTGGGGTGAATCAATGGGGGGCCTCCTTGGCTCTTTTTGTTGTTTCCCAAGTCTCATTTCAGCTATCGGTTCTGTTTTATGATACGCTTTTGTATGATGTCTCAACGGAACAGAATAGACATCTCGTTTCCGCCAAAGGGTTTGCCTATGGTTATCTTGGAGGGGTTCTCCTTTTTCTCGGAAATAGTGCTATTCTTCGTTGGCACGAACAACTCCCTGGTATAGATGGAGTATACCATGCCGCCAAGGTGTCTCTGATTTGCGCAGCTGTATGGTGGCTTGTTTTTGCACAACCTCTATTCTGCGCAAATTTTACTCCAAAAGTGAAAACGCCCCCTCCACATCGGTTTCGTAGATCCCTTGCATTGCTGAAAGATGATTTGAATATTTTGTTAGGGGATAGAAATATTCTTTTTTTTATTATCGCCTATTGGTTTTATATAAACGGTGTGCTCACCTTAATATCCATGAGTTCTGGCATGGCTCTAGCCATCGGTGTGAGTAACTCTGCTGTTATTGTCGCCCTGATTTTTGTACAGTTTGCGGCATTTCCTTGCTCCCTGCTTGCCGGACGAGCAGCTTCAAGAGGGAGTGCTCGTCGTGTGTTGCTGTTGCTTGTCGGTGGCTACAGTATCCTTGTTGCATCATCCCTTTTCTTTCTTCGCGGCACCTACAGCTTTTTTCTTTTAGCTCTGGGTGTCGGGATGCTTCAAGGGGGAACACAAGCGGTAAGCAGATCTTATTTTCTGAGTCTCATCCCTGGGGAGAAGCAAACATCTTTTTTTGGGATTTATTCAATGGTCGGTCGTTTTTCCATGATTCTCGGGCCTGCGATTATCTCTCTCATAACCTACGGACTTACTCAGTTTTTCCAATATCGGTATGAGTATACCCTAATCCATATTTATTATGCACGCACGTTACCTGTACGCGCCGGGTTTTCTTCAATCGCCCTGTTCTTTCTTATTGGGTGGCTGTTTCTGTATTCTATTGGTACGTGTTCTGCTGGTATCGAAAATCGTGCTGAGGCGTAA
- a CDS encoding polysaccharide deacetylase family protein — protein sequence MAIWYIGATSGKTPPCLLFHNIYITPPKLRTLSEISRHTFEDIITTVAAHYTITSLREYAGSTDMVLTFDDGFSSIKEHALPFLETHGHNATIFIISGALHGSSPLDIYGKRSYLSAADIREIAERGFEIGSHTMHHRDLRQLSLKECLYELEGSKKDLEDLLGMPVEALSFPLGLWNKRVLSLAKQAGYSRFSFYTGMPSRYTATPPHFAARGVYPFDSPQDVLEKLQCRPRYSQGRTRGAILPHFAKGTAMAKYHPSYAPWRIFTPQHDFRYQQNTYQ from the coding sequence ATGGCCATATGGTATATCGGAGCAACAAGTGGTAAGACACCACCGTGCCTACTCTTTCATAATATATATATAACACCGCCAAAACTTCGTACCCTCTCTGAAATTTCCCGCCATACCTTTGAGGATATTATTACAACAGTTGCTGCTCACTATACTATCACATCGCTACGCGAGTATGCCGGTTCAACGGATATGGTACTCACCTTTGACGACGGTTTTTCATCGATTAAAGAACACGCTCTCCCCTTTTTAGAAACCCACGGCCATAATGCAACTATCTTTATTATCAGTGGGGCTTTGCACGGATCTTCTCCCCTGGATATCTATGGAAAAAGATCCTATCTTTCTGCCGCTGATATTCGTGAAATAGCAGAACGAGGATTTGAAATAGGCAGTCATACCATGCATCACCGTGACCTTCGACAACTTTCTCTTAAAGAGTGTTTGTATGAATTGGAGGGATCAAAAAAAGATTTGGAAGACCTTCTGGGAATGCCCGTAGAAGCCCTCTCTTTTCCTCTCGGGCTTTGGAATAAGCGAGTTCTTTCCCTTGCAAAACAAGCTGGGTATAGCCGCTTTTCTTTCTATACTGGCATGCCCTCCCGCTATACCGCTACGCCTCCCCACTTTGCGGCTCGCGGTGTATACCCCTTTGACTCTCCACAAGATGTTTTGGAAAAATTACAATGTCGTCCCCGCTACTCACAAGGACGTACGCGGGGAGCAATCCTTCCCCACTTTGCCAAGGGAACGGCCATGGCAAAATACCACCCATCCTATGCTCCATGGCGTATTTTTACGCCTCAGCACGATTTTCGATACCAGCAGAACACGTACCAATAG
- a CDS encoding zinc ribbon domain-containing protein, which produces MQDTWNCPFCNFELARDAQFCPNCGSDESTGWSDMGGYDQNDLHEHDYEQSVRNEFGHTEKHADWQAFVKTVIILLLIVLLFFIMSIF; this is translated from the coding sequence GTGCAAGATACATGGAATTGTCCCTTTTGCAATTTTGAATTGGCTAGAGACGCTCAATTTTGTCCGAATTGCGGCTCCGATGAGAGCACGGGATGGTCTGATATGGGGGGGTATGATCAGAACGATCTTCATGAACATGATTACGAACAGAGTGTTCGGAATGAGTTTGGCCACACCGAAAAGCACGCTGATTGGCAGGCCTTTGTAAAAACGGTTATCATTCTGTTGCTCATAGTTCTCTTATTTTTTATCATGAGCATATTCTGA
- a CDS encoding Roadblock/LC7 family protein, producing the protein MREDLLLRPDDIFSINLILTSILDDSHSEIILLTNKSGRLITFQAQRSTYDAISISALISGTFASSNSIANMINEPGFDTIHLEGNTLDIFVAQVDANNIVTTVFPKNSSAKKVKYALETRKTEFQKTLKKLYSHVENDPFLNINVSEYAHDKK; encoded by the coding sequence ATGCGGGAAGACCTTTTATTACGACCGGATGATATTTTTTCCATAAATCTCATCCTCACATCAATTCTTGATGACAGTCACAGCGAAATTATATTGCTGACCAATAAATCGGGGAGACTCATAACTTTTCAAGCACAAAGAAGTACCTATGATGCCATATCTATTTCTGCCCTTATATCGGGAACCTTTGCATCAAGTAATTCTATCGCAAATATGATTAACGAACCCGGTTTTGATACCATTCATCTTGAAGGCAATACCTTAGATATATTTGTTGCCCAAGTTGATGCAAACAATATTGTCACAACGGTATTTCCAAAAAATTCCAGTGCCAAAAAAGTAAAGTATGCCTTAGAGACACGGAAAACCGAATTTCAGAAAACTCTAAAAAAGCTCTACTCCCACGTTGAAAATGACCCATTCCTTAATATTAATGTCTCAGAATATGCTCATGATAAAAAATAA
- a CDS encoding MlaD family protein, which produces MSSTTAHHNKDPFYYRYRNQVVGLFVLIPLILIPTFMVHVFISSEYFTPRAPLYLRVTHSLPIEKGNNVTIMEKKVGYVQEIILNKEGSLDIKMSVEEQYLPLIGHDSKCMIKQKQTVVGDWLIDIAPSRNPEKKVTAGDTLRQFEFIRIEDMVHRLTTMSRSAHTILNQVAYGEGIVSMLISDEELAQDMRILVDQTKHFFAELETSLDSFPPILETMEQAILSLDKLGHEGVSMAQNLNTFALMAQHVADSLFIVTEKMDHLADSTATVPPVMKQSFEEIESVLAEFALILEGLREHWFLKRSIRRVEEDREE; this is translated from the coding sequence ATGAGCTCAACTACGGCCCACCATAATAAAGATCCGTTCTACTATCGGTATAGAAATCAAGTTGTTGGCTTGTTTGTACTTATTCCTCTTATTCTCATCCCTACCTTTATGGTACACGTCTTTATAAGCTCCGAATACTTCACCCCTCGAGCCCCCCTCTATCTACGTGTTACGCACAGTCTGCCTATTGAAAAGGGGAATAATGTAACAATTATGGAAAAGAAAGTGGGGTATGTACAGGAGATTATTCTGAACAAAGAAGGCAGCTTAGATATAAAAATGAGTGTTGAAGAACAATACTTACCGCTCATTGGGCACGACAGTAAGTGTATGATTAAACAAAAACAAACGGTTGTTGGAGACTGGCTCATAGATATAGCCCCCTCAAGAAATCCAGAAAAAAAAGTAACAGCCGGTGATACCCTTCGCCAGTTTGAGTTTATTCGTATTGAAGATATGGTGCACCGCTTAACCACAATGTCACGAAGTGCCCACACCATCTTAAATCAAGTAGCCTATGGAGAAGGCATCGTGAGTATGCTTATCTCCGATGAGGAGCTTGCCCAAGACATGCGCATACTTGTGGATCAAACCAAGCATTTTTTTGCAGAGCTGGAAACATCTCTCGATAGCTTCCCGCCAATTCTCGAAACCATGGAACAGGCAATACTTTCTCTTGATAAACTGGGACACGAAGGTGTTTCCATGGCTCAAAACCTCAACACCTTTGCCCTTATGGCACAACATGTGGCAGACTCACTTTTTATTGTGACAGAAAAGATGGATCATCTAGCAGATTCAACAGCCACGGTGCCACCTGTAATGAAGCAAAGCTTTGAAGAAATTGAGTCGGTCCTTGCCGAGTTTGCCCTTATTCTTGAAGGGCTTCGTGAACACTGGTTTTTAAAACGAAGTATCCGAAGAGTAGAAGAAGATCGAGAGGAATAA
- a CDS encoding ATP-binding cassette domain-containing protein → MYSHVSKYPPTDLSIPEGSTIVFSGPCGSGKSFLLELAAGIKKPPIGTILWNNRDIQTLSELEEKQYRSSFGVALQQPTLINFLSVEKNLSLPLSYHGRMDSESIQRRVETMIQQFEITKQKHNLPERLSTGQKKLVSLARALIASPKVLFLDEPTEGLDPLQAETILDVLNLLGQVPEKTVIISTGDNSIIEKLQSPLYYLDGYTIHYCPDYESYLQRRESLL, encoded by the coding sequence ATGTATTCTCACGTGAGCAAATACCCCCCCACGGACCTCTCAATCCCCGAAGGAAGCACCATTGTTTTTTCAGGCCCCTGCGGAAGTGGAAAAAGCTTTCTTCTTGAACTTGCGGCAGGTATAAAAAAACCTCCCATAGGCACAATTCTATGGAATAATCGCGATATCCAAACCTTATCGGAATTAGAAGAAAAACAGTATCGTTCTTCCTTTGGGGTTGCCCTGCAACAACCCACCCTTATCAACTTTCTATCCGTCGAAAAGAACCTCTCTCTGCCCTTGTCGTACCATGGCAGAATGGACTCAGAGTCTATACAGAGACGGGTAGAAACCATGATACAGCAATTTGAAATTACAAAACAAAAACACAACCTACCGGAACGACTCTCCACCGGCCAGAAAAAACTGGTCTCCCTTGCACGAGCACTTATCGCATCTCCGAAGGTTCTTTTTTTAGATGAACCCACGGAAGGGCTTGATCCATTGCAGGCCGAAACTATTCTAGATGTGCTGAATTTGCTTGGGCAAGTTCCAGAGAAAACCGTAATCATCTCTACAGGAGATAACTCAATTATAGAAAAACTACAATCTCCCCTCTACTATCTCGACGGGTATACCATACATTACTGCCCTGATTATGAATCTTACCTGCAAAGGAGAGAGTCCTTATTATGA
- a CDS encoding ABC transporter permease: MVFLNRLGSSTLRTISTYTDLLGLWYDMVTRLLFNRDTRVNGPQLVNQILFTGVDAFFTITLIAISLGVALSTQLVNNVANIDVTSFFGTLLALSIKEVSPFITAVVIIGRSGSGFTTFLGNMKVTRETDALKAMAIPVIDFLCIPNFVGMVIATLALNFYFSSILLLSGLATINFLTGRPVYILIEQVFSHIVFIDIMVILLKCIIFGSVVATTSSYFGLHVKTIRIVPRAVFRTVVTSIIFILLANIALALISTFLRGFLL, from the coding sequence ATGGTATTCCTGAACCGCCTTGGTTCATCTACCCTAAGAACAATAAGCACATACACAGATTTGCTCGGTTTGTGGTATGACATGGTTACGCGCTTACTGTTCAATCGAGACACACGTGTAAACGGCCCACAACTGGTTAATCAAATTCTGTTTACCGGCGTAGACGCATTTTTTACGATTACCCTTATCGCTATTTCATTAGGGGTAGCCCTTTCTACACAATTGGTGAACAATGTTGCCAATATCGATGTTACGTCATTTTTCGGTACTTTACTGGCCTTATCTATCAAAGAGGTCTCTCCCTTTATAACGGCTGTAGTCATAATTGGGCGATCTGGTTCAGGATTTACAACCTTTCTTGGAAATATGAAAGTAACCAGAGAAACAGACGCTCTCAAAGCCATGGCCATTCCTGTCATTGACTTTCTCTGTATACCCAACTTTGTTGGTATGGTTATCGCAACCCTCGCCCTCAATTTCTACTTTAGCAGTATCCTTCTTCTCTCTGGCCTCGCAACAATAAACTTCCTTACGGGACGCCCCGTATACATTTTGATAGAACAGGTATTCTCCCACATCGTATTTATCGATATCATGGTAATACTTCTCAAATGTATTATATTCGGATCGGTGGTTGCCACAACCTCAAGCTATTTCGGGCTGCACGTTAAAACAATTCGTATTGTGCCACGGGCAGTATTTCGAACAGTAGTAACCTCAATCATATTTATTCTTCTTGCAAATATTGCCCTTGCTCTCATTTCCACCTTTTTACGGGGATTTCTGTTGTAA
- a CDS encoding transglutaminase-like domain-containing protein yields the protein MKSSTCSTVFLCLCCLFFTLQAAQRNEGAFRTASAMGESVESALHKAQRDALWEYAQTLSDRSFLREYEQKVEEFFQTHREDLIVSSEILEKKSRYGVYETTVRLRVNEDFFIDSFEAEGFLVEEQVEKPRVMVLLEEYEQNTPVHDNIVTHVIEGALTAQGYQLLEEEQLERVRQEDTDGEDLAALGFAHGADIIIRGRVDIAAPRVQTAYGVSQVSVPVNVNVRVIRADNAEIITSLSERVLKRTLDEYTARDDGLREGGEIISAGIDAAISAYWREHTRGLRRIELLAHSQSEEKLYDLESSFAKIPQIKQGHLRYVEQGRAVYDVEVLGTVQALRRQIEQHGVWRISALAPGRIALQEGERTTPGKISYDIDMPSLSVRSAQIEPIFPSRLRYYEENDIAEITVAGGGEQVDDLRVHVFIPRLMDMPTERAVSFSQGGEKTLSMPLLLNEEKLLEFSAERQVPAEVSLSYTIQGRRESREIMVPVRVYTRNGLDWNNLPSLGSFVTYQNPTIDRFARYVVAEYDRSTSLPDDLSDAIAIFSALREHGFTYVSDPVNIAASGLDQVYFPVQTLEKRTGDCDDFAVLYAALLSAIGIPTAFIVYDDHVLTMFNTGVYEKNADILGVDRNRVIIHNNQCWIPVETTMLSDTFFDAWSAAAQQFRQTVADGGRFDIVEVATAWQTYRPFDYRHTIDLPLENLLSSVTVDLSHVYEYARNSMFQAIEDLESRDTLSLTEKNRLGRLYARSGDFLAAREHFSGLVELYGESRAVRNNYACALLLTGDDGAAIGQIEEALTRGSFEEGLINKGLFYYVSDRSDGMDVFSDMVREVYTKTGSLDSFDRLLGIPVSTEPTERATDHSGEEQQIDRSRLQDMIRQQVLEDDFSGAGDTDSYGGNVMPFGGVRGADPTQIAEIADLLVWMDL from the coding sequence ATGAAATCATCAACGTGTTCCACGGTTTTTTTATGTCTCTGCTGTCTCTTTTTTACCCTTCAGGCCGCGCAGAGAAACGAAGGTGCTTTCCGCACCGCATCTGCCATGGGAGAGTCCGTAGAGTCGGCGTTGCATAAAGCGCAAAGAGATGCCCTTTGGGAGTATGCACAAACCCTTTCCGACCGTTCTTTTCTTCGTGAGTATGAACAGAAGGTAGAGGAGTTTTTCCAAACCCACAGAGAAGATCTTATCGTTTCTTCGGAGATCCTCGAAAAGAAAAGTCGTTATGGGGTATATGAAACAACGGTACGGCTGAGAGTGAATGAAGATTTTTTTATAGACTCTTTTGAAGCCGAGGGGTTTCTCGTAGAAGAACAGGTTGAAAAGCCCCGTGTGATGGTACTTCTGGAGGAGTATGAGCAGAATACACCTGTACACGATAATATTGTAACCCACGTAATTGAAGGAGCTCTCACAGCTCAGGGGTATCAGCTTCTTGAAGAGGAGCAATTGGAACGGGTACGCCAAGAGGATACGGACGGTGAAGATCTTGCCGCTTTGGGTTTTGCCCATGGAGCAGATATTATTATTCGCGGGCGTGTTGATATTGCAGCTCCCCGTGTACAGACCGCCTATGGAGTTTCGCAAGTCTCAGTGCCGGTAAATGTGAATGTACGGGTGATTCGTGCTGATAATGCAGAGATTATTACATCACTTTCGGAACGGGTCCTCAAACGTACACTTGATGAGTATACCGCTCGCGATGATGGTTTGCGTGAAGGTGGCGAGATTATCTCTGCTGGTATTGATGCGGCCATATCAGCCTACTGGCGTGAACATACGCGTGGCTTACGTCGTATAGAACTATTGGCACACTCCCAGAGTGAGGAAAAACTGTATGATCTTGAATCGTCCTTTGCGAAGATTCCCCAAATAAAGCAGGGCCATTTACGGTATGTTGAACAGGGGCGGGCCGTGTATGATGTTGAAGTGCTGGGAACTGTCCAGGCATTGCGCAGACAGATTGAGCAGCATGGAGTATGGAGAATTAGTGCTCTTGCTCCGGGACGTATTGCCCTTCAGGAAGGGGAACGCACAACGCCGGGGAAGATTTCCTACGATATTGATATGCCCTCTCTTTCGGTACGCTCCGCTCAGATAGAACCCATATTCCCCTCACGGCTTCGCTATTATGAAGAAAACGATATTGCTGAAATTACCGTAGCAGGAGGTGGAGAACAGGTAGATGATCTTCGTGTCCATGTTTTTATACCTCGCTTAATGGATATGCCCACGGAGCGTGCCGTTTCCTTTTCCCAGGGTGGCGAGAAAACCCTTTCCATGCCTCTGCTTCTAAATGAGGAGAAACTCCTGGAGTTTTCTGCGGAACGGCAAGTGCCTGCAGAGGTGTCTTTGTCATACACGATTCAAGGGCGTCGGGAGTCGCGCGAGATTATGGTGCCCGTACGGGTATACACCCGTAATGGCCTTGATTGGAACAATCTACCCAGTCTTGGGTCTTTTGTAACATATCAAAACCCAACCATTGATCGGTTTGCACGGTATGTTGTTGCTGAGTATGATCGCTCGACCTCTCTCCCCGATGACCTGAGTGATGCTATCGCTATTTTTAGCGCCCTTCGAGAACACGGATTTACCTATGTAAGTGATCCCGTAAATATTGCGGCATCAGGTCTTGATCAAGTCTATTTTCCCGTGCAAACCTTAGAAAAACGCACCGGAGATTGTGATGATTTTGCCGTATTATACGCAGCTCTTCTTTCAGCTATTGGTATTCCCACGGCGTTCATTGTTTATGATGATCATGTCTTAACCATGTTTAATACAGGTGTTTATGAGAAAAATGCAGACATTCTTGGTGTAGATAGGAACAGGGTTATTATTCACAACAACCAGTGTTGGATTCCCGTGGAAACCACCATGTTATCTGACACGTTTTTTGACGCGTGGTCTGCGGCGGCACAGCAGTTTCGTCAAACCGTTGCTGATGGAGGTCGTTTTGATATTGTAGAAGTTGCCACGGCGTGGCAAACCTATCGTCCCTTTGATTATCGACATACCATAGATCTACCTCTGGAAAACCTTCTCTCCTCGGTAACGGTTGATTTAAGTCACGTATATGAGTATGCTCGAAATAGCATGTTTCAAGCCATCGAAGATCTTGAGAGTCGAGATACACTCTCTCTGACTGAGAAGAATCGTCTTGGTCGTCTCTACGCTCGAAGTGGTGATTTTTTGGCAGCTCGCGAGCATTTTTCCGGCCTTGTTGAGCTGTATGGGGAGAGTCGAGCTGTACGGAATAATTATGCCTGCGCTTTACTCTTAACCGGAGATGATGGAGCGGCCATTGGCCAAATAGAAGAGGCTTTGACCCGTGGTTCTTTTGAAGAAGGTTTAATTAATAAAGGGTTATTTTACTACGTATCTGATCGTTCTGATGGTATGGATGTCTTTTCTGATATGGTTCGTGAGGTGTACACAAAAACAGGAAGCCTGGATAGTTTTGATCGACTGCTCGGTATTCCCGTAAGTACTGAACCGACAGAACGAGCCACGGATCACTCCGGTGAGGAGCAGCAGATAGATCGAAGTCGCTTACAAGATATGATTCGTCAGCAAGTGCTGGAAGATGATTTTTCTGGGGCTGGTGACACGGATTCATATGGCGGTAATGTTATGCCCTTTGGTGGTGTTCGCGGTGCAGATCCTACACAAATTGCTGAAATTGCAGATCTACTTGTTTGGATGGATTTATGA